In a single window of the Populus alba chromosome 16, ASM523922v2, whole genome shotgun sequence genome:
- the LOC118033306 gene encoding DNA-directed RNA polymerase V subunit 5A: MEQNLLTERPNEEEGGAHQEKENGSFGMESLGRCLSSFVDEGSTESHRYYLSRRTVLEMLKDRGYSVPSSEIDISLQDFRGVYGQNPDIELLKFSATHKSDPSKRMLVIFCGLGVVKVGMIRLITVQITDRDSLTGLILVLQNNITNQAMKALDLFKFKIEIFQITDLLVNITKHILKPKHQVLSEQAKQRLLKKYSIEEKQLPRLLKKDAISRYYGLERGQVVKVTYDGDITGSHVTYRCVW, translated from the exons ATGGAGCAAAATTTACTAACGGAGAGACCgaatgaagaagaaggaggagctcatcaagaaaaagaaaatgggagTTTTGGAATGGAGTCTCTGGGGAGGTGCTTGAGCAGCTTTGTTGATGAAGGGAGCACAGAGAGCCACAGATACTATCTTTCAAGAAGAACTGTGCTTGAGATGTTAAAAGATAGAGGCTATTCTGTTCCAAGTTCAGAGATTGACATTTCTTTGCAAGATTTTAGAGGCGTTTATGGTCAAAACCCTGATATTGAACTCCTCAAATTTTCTGCCACCCATAAATCAGATCCTTCAAAAAGG ATGCTGGTGATTTTCTGTGGCCTTGGTGTGGTTAAAGTTGGCATGATTCGTCTCATTACGGTTCAGATTACTGACAGAGACAGTTTGACTGGTCTGATATTAGTCTTGCAAAACAACATAACTAACCAAGCTATGAAAGCTCTGGAtcttttcaaattcaagattGAAATATTCCAG ATAACTGACTTGCTTGTTAATATCACAAAGCATATATTAAAGCCAAAGCATCAGGTGCTAAGTGAGCAGGCAAAACAAAGGCTCTTGAAGAAGTACAGTATAGAAGAAAAGCAG CTTCCTCGACTGTTAAAGAAAGATGCAATTTCACGATACTATGGCCTCGAGAGGGGACAGGTGGTGAAGGTCACCTATGATGGTGACATTACCGGGTCACATGTAACTTATCGTTGTGTCTGGTGA